From Halomarina ordinaria:
CTCGGCGACCGGGCGGAGGTACTCCTCCTTCTGCTCGTCGTTCCCGTACTCCTCAACGATCTCGGCGCCGAACGACGCGAGCATCATCGTCAGGCCGATGCCGGCGTCCGCGCGGAAGAACTCCTCCGAGAGCGCCAGTATCTCGTAGAGGTCGAGACCGCGGCCGCCGTACTCCTCGCCGATGTCCTGCGCGACGAGGCCGGCGTCCATCCCCGCCTCGAGGACGTCCCACGGGTACTCGCCGGAGTTGTGGTACTCCTGGGCGGCGGGGGCGATGTGCTCTTGCGCGAACTCGTGGGCCTCCTCCTTGACCGCCCGCGCGTGCTCGGGGACGACGGTCTCGTCTAACAGTTCCATAGCTATCCCTGGGTAGGGCTTCCAGCGTAAAGTACCTCGTGAAACCCGAGGACAGTGACCGGCCGTGGAACCGCGAGGACGTCGAAAGGAGTTCTTCGGGTTACTCGCTCTCGGGGGCCGCCTCGTCGGGGGCCTGCCCCTCGAACATCGAGGAGTCGGTGTACTCGTCACGGAGGTCCTTCTTCGAGAACTTCCCGGTGGCGGTCTTCGGCACCGACTCGATGAACACCACGTCGTCGGGGAGCCACCACTTCGGGTACTCCTCGCTCAACAGTTCCATGACCTCCGCCTCGACGGCCGCCTCGTCCGCGTCGCCCGTCGGGACGATGAACGCGATGGGGCGCTCCTGCCACTTCTCGTGGGGGACGCCGATGACCGTCGCCTCGGCGACGTCGTCGTGGGCCATGATGGAGTTCTCCAGCTCGACGCTCGATATCCACTCGCCGCCCGACTTGATGACGTCCTTCGCGCGGTCGACGATCTTGATGTAGCCGTCCTCGTCGACGGTGACGACGTCGCCGGTCTTCAGCCAGCCGTCCTCGAAGTCCTCCTCGTTGGCCTCGGGGCGGGCGAAGTACTCCTTGGTCACCCACGGCCCGCGGACCCACAGTTCGCCGAAGTCCTCGCCGTTCCACGGCACCTCCTCGCCGTCGTCGTCGATGACGCGGAACTCGAGACCGGGCGCCATCAGCCCCTGTTTGGCGCGCTTGTCGACTTTCGTCTCCTCGTCGGCGTCCGCGAGGTCGCCCTTGAGGTGCGAGACGGAGCCGATGGGCGACATCTCGGACATCCCCCAGGCGTGGAGCACCTCCACGTCCCGGTCGTCGAACCAGCGGATGAGCGACTTCGGCGCGGCCGACCCGCCGACGATGACCGAGTCGAGCGACGAGAGGTCGACGTCGTTCTCCTTGCAGTACTCCTGGAGGCCGAGCCACACCGTCGGGACGCCCGCCGTGATGGTCACCCCCTCCTCCTCGATGAGCGACGCGAGGTCCGACGGGTCCGGCGAGGGACCGGGGTAGACGTGTTTCGCGCCGCCCGCCGTGGCGGTGAAGGGCATCCCCCACGCGTTGACGTGGAACATCGGGACGACCGGCATCACGACGTCGTCGTCGGCCATCGGGATGCCCTGGGGCGTCTGCGTGGCCATCGTGTGCGTCCAGAGCATCTTCTGGGTGTACTCGACGCCCTTCGGGTTGCCCGTGGTGCCGGAGGTGTAACACATCCCGGCGCGCTGGTCCTCGCTCACGTCGGGCCAGTCGTACTCGGTGTCGTGGCCCTCGATGAACGACTCGTAGGAGACGACCGGGTCGAGGGAGGTGTCGGGGACCTCCTCGGCCATCACCACGTACTGCTCGACGCCGTCGAACTCGGGCGACTGGACGGCGGGTTCGAGCGCCTGGAGGAGCGACGGGTCGACGAACAGCACCTTGTCCTCCGCGTTGCCGACGATGTAGCGGATGTGCTCCGCCGGGAGCAGGGGGTTGATGGTGTGGAGTTGGCCGCCGAGCGAGGGCGCGGCGAAGTAGACCTCGAAGTGGCGGTGGTGGTTCCAGCAGAACGTCGCGACGCGGTCGCCCTCCTCGACACCGAGGGCCGAGAGGGCGTTCGCGAGCTGACGGACCCGGTCGCCGTACTCGCGGTAGTCGTAGCGCGTGATACCCTCGGCCGTGCGCGAGACGATCTCCGTGTCGGGGTAGAGACGTTCGGCGCGCCAGAGGAACGGTCGCAGGGTCATGTCAGTGCCGCCTGGCATGGGTCAACCGTGGACCCGGGCGCTACTAACTTTTGCCATGAATGTTCCTCGCAGACTCCCCCTACGGACCGTCGGTGCCGCTCCGACGGCTCACGGCGATGCCCTCGCCGACGGGGACGAGCGCCGTCTCGAACGCCGGGTCCGACCGCACGGTCCGGAGGTACTCGTGGACCCCTCGCGTCGCCTCGTTCGTCTCGACCGACTCGCCGGCCAGCAGCGCCGAGAGCGCCTCGAAGTCGATGGGGTCGGCCGTCATCGCGTTGTCCGCGACGACGACGCCCCCGGGGGCGACCTTCTCGCGGGCGGCCGCGAACGCCTCGGCGTAGCGATGCTTCTCGTGGTCGACGAGCACCAGGTCGAACGGCCCGTCGTAGCGCTCGACCACCTCGACGGCGTCGCCCTCCTCGAAGACGGCGCGGTCGAGGTAGCCCCCGCGGTCGAGGTACTCACGGGCGCGCGTCAGGTTGTCCGCGTCACGGTCGGTGAGGACCACCTCGCCCGATTCGGGGAGCGCCCCGGCGACCCAGTAGGCCGAGTAGCCGAAGCCGGAGCCGAACTCGAAGACCCGCTCGGCGTCGACCAGCCGCGCGAGCAGGCGCAGCCACCCGCCGACGGCGGGACCGACCGTCGGGAAGCCGGTCGCCTCGGCGTACGCGTCCATCTCCTCGACGACGGCGTCGCTCTCGGGGCCGACGAGTCGGGCGAACCGCTCGATACGCTCGGGTACCACGTCGTCCATGCCCTCGCGTCGCTCGGCGGCGACAAAAGTCGTGTGGCGCGGGCGACGCGCGGTCTCGGTGGGGGTCGCGTCGGTGCGACCGCTCTGATTAGTGGCGGACAGGCGACGCGCGGGGCGTTCGGACGACGCTTGCGTCGCGCTCCCGCGGGACGCCGTCCGACGACGGTCAGGCCACGGCGACGCTGGTCGCCCCTTCGTATGTAAACGTACGCACAGCTTCGCCGGCGTGACGATGGGTTTATTCGACCCCTCGCTGAGTCTCCGATGATTCGAATGGGTGGAGCGTGGTGGTCCGATGGCTGAGCCGGAGGAGGAATCGTCGCTGGTCGAGTACGGTATCGAGGACCGACCGCCACGGTCGACGTCGGTCGTCCTCGGGGTCCAGCACTACCTCACGATGGTGGGGGCGAACATCGCGGTGCCGCTCATCCTGGCGAGCCTGATGGGGATGCCGGCGGACGTGACCGCGAAGTTCGTCGGGACGTTCTTCGTCGTCTCGGGGGTGGCGACGCTCGCCCAGACGACGTTCGGGAACCGCTACCCCATCGTCCAGGGGGCGCCGTTCTCGATGCTCGCGCCGGGCATCGCCATCGTCACGGCCGCACCCGTCCTCTCGGGGTTCCCCGACTGGCAGTCGAAGCTCCTCTTCCTCCAGGGCGCCATCATCGTCGCCGCGCTGGCCGAGGTGGCCGTCGGCTACCTCGGCATCGTCGGCCGGCTCCGGTCGTACATCTCGCCGGTCGTCGTCGCGCCCGTCGTGACGCTCATCGGGCTCTCGCTGTTCTCCGCGCCGCAGATCGTCGACGTGAACGCCGAGGCCGCCGGTGCCCAGCAGAACTGGTGGCTCCTCCTGCTCACCCTCGGCCTCATCGTCCTGTTCTCGCAGTACCTCAGGGACCGCAGCCGCGCGTTCAGCCTCTTCCCGGTCATCCTCGGCATCGCGGGGGCGTGGCTCGTCGCGACCGTCCTCTCGGTGACGGGCGTCTACGCCCCCGGGAGCATCGGCTACGTCGACCTGAACGCCGTCGCGAGCGCCGACCCCGTCTACGCCATCTACCCGTTCATGTGGGGGATGCCGCAGTTCCAGACCTCGTTCATCGTCGGGATGTTCGCGGGCGTCGTCGCCTCCATGGTCGAGAGCTTCGCGGACTACCACGCCGTCGCGCGGCTGTCGGGCGTCGGCGCGCCGAGCGCGAAGCGCATCAACCACGGCATCGGGATGGAGGGGCTGATGAACGTCTTCGCCGGCGTCATGGGGACCGGCGGCTCGACCTCCTACTCGGAGAACATCGGCGCCATCGGGCTGACCGGCGTCGCCTCGCGCTACGTCGTCCAGATCGGCGCGGCGGTGATGCTCGTCGTCGGCTTCGTCGGCTACTTCGGCCAACTCATCGCCACCATCCCCGACCCCATCGTCGGCGGCCTCTACATCGCCATGTTCGGGCAGATCGTCGCCGTCGGCCTCTCGAACCTGAAGTACGTCGACCTCGACTCCTCGCGGAACCTCTTCGTCATCGGCCTCGCCATCTTCGCCGGGATGGCCGTCCCCGCCTACATGGGCGCGGTCGGCGACGCGACGACGTTCCAGCAGGGGCTGGCGACCGTGCCAGTCGTCGGGGACGTCCTCGCGACGAACGCCGTCGGCGGGACGTTCTACATCATCGGGACGACGAACATGGCCGTCGGCGGCGTCGTGGCGCTGTTCCTCGACAACACTATCCCGGGGACGCCCGAGGAGCGCGGCCTCGCGGACTGGGAGCGCATCGCGGAGGGCAACGACGACTTCCAGTCGGCGTACGACCGCTTCGTCCGCAAGGACGGCGGGGCCGCCGAGAGCGCGGACTAGCCTACTCCTGGGGCATGATGACCGCCCGCCCCTCTATCTCGCCGTGTTCGAGGCGCTCGGCCACCTCGTTGACGTCGTCCAGCCCGTAGCGCGAGGTGTGCAGGTCGACGTCGCCCTGCGCGACGAGCGCCATGAGCTCCTGTAACTCGGTGTACTGTCCGACGAGCGTGCCGACGTAGGAGAACTCGCCGTTGACGAGCGTCTGGGCGGGTTCGTGAACGTGGCCGCCGTAGCCGACGACGTGGTGCTCGCCCGTCCCGCGGACGATGTCCGGTGCGAGCGCGAGCGTCGGGTCGCGCCCGACGAAGTCGACCACCTGCGTCGCCAGCGCGCCGTCGGTGATGGCGTCGATTTCGGCGGGGACGTCGTCGTTCTCGGGGTCGAGCGTGTAGTCCGCGCCGAGCTCCGTCGCCAGCTCGCGCGCCTCCTCCTTCACGTCGAGGGCGATGAGCTGGGCGGCGCTCATCGCGTCGAGGCACTGCAGGCCGATGTGTCCGAGGCCGCCGACGCCGACCACCACGGCGTAGTCGCCGGGGACGAGCTGCGAGACGGCCTTCTTCACCGCGTGGTAGGCCGTGATGCCCGCGTCGGCGTGGGGCGCGATGTCCACCGGGTCCACCCCGTCGGGCAGCGGGATGACGGAGCGCTCGGAGGTGAGCAGGCGCTCGGCGAACCCGCCGTCGGTCGTGAGCCCCGGGAACGAGAGGTTCTCGCAGTGCATGTCCTCGCCGAGGCGGCAGGGGCGACACTTCCCGCAGGGGAGGACGGGGTGACAGATGACCCGGTCGCCCTCCGAGACGGTCGTCACCTCCTCACCGACCCCGACGACGGTGCCGGCGTTCTCGTGGCCGAGCGTCATCGGGAGGTCCTGCTCGACGTAGTCGGTCCACATCCCCTCGATGATGTGGTTGTCCGTCTGGCACCACCCCGCCCCCTGAACGTCGACGACGACGTGGTCCGAACGGGTGGGTTGGGGCGCGTCCACCTCGTCGATGGAGAGCGCCTCGCTCATGTCCTCGGTGTACTCGTGCAGTCGGGCTGCTTGCATGGTACCACCGACCACGGACGGGAGCGGATAAAACCTATTGTCATCGCTCTACACACTCTCGTGGCCGTGAAATGCCCGAAAGCGCTTTGCCATCAATGTCCGTGATACTAGTACACATGTATCAGCACGAAGGGGAGGACGTCTTCGTCGTGGACGCTCACATCCACAACTGGGACGCCAGCGAGGAGAACATCATCCACGAGGGCGGCGAGCAGTTCATCCAGTGTTTCTACGACTACCACACCGGGTTCACGCCCGAGGAACACCAGTGGGACCTCGCCGAGTACCGGAAGTACGGGTCCGACCGACTGGTCAAAGACCTCTTTCGCGACGGGAGCGTCGACATGGCCATCTTCCAGCCCACCCACCTCGAGGAGTTCTACGAGGAGGGGTTCAACACCGTCGACAAGAACGCGGAACTCGTCGAGGAACACCCCGAGCGGTTCATCGTGAACGGGCGGTTCGACCCTCGCGACGGCGAGGAGGGCCTCGAGGAACTCGAACGCCAGAAGGAGGAGTACGACATCACGGGCGTGAAGGTGTACACCGCCGAGTGGAAGGGCGACTCGAAGGGGTGGCGCCTCGACAGCGAGGAGGCCTTCGAGTACCTGGAGAAGTGTGCGGAACTGGGTATCGAGAACGTCCACCCACACAAGGGACCGACCATCCGGCCGCTGAACCGCGACGCCTTCGACGTGGCGGACGTCGACGACGCGGCGACGTCGTTCCCGGAACTCAACTTCGTCGTCGAACACGTCGGCCTCCCGCGCCTCGACGACTTCTGCTGGATTGCCGCCCAGGAGCCGAACGTCTACGGCGGCCTGGCGGTGGCGGCACCGCTCGCGCACGCCCGACCGCGGAAGTTCGGCGAGATAATCGGCGAACTGCTGTTCTGGCTCGGCGAGGACCGCGTCCTCTTCGGCAGCGACTACGCCATCTGGGAACCCGACTGGCTCGTCGAGGCGGTGATGGAGGCGGAACTCACGCCCGAGCAGCGCGAGGAGTTCGGCGTCGAGTTCGACCTCGACGTGAAGAAGAAGGTGATGGGCGAGAACGCCGCCACCCTCTACGACATCGACATCCCCCAGAAGGAGAGCGACCTCCGGACCGACGACATCAGCGAGGAGTTCGGCCTCGCCGACCAGTACGACCGCGGGCCGGCGCCCGCCGACGACTGATGAGCGTCGACACTCCCACCACCGGCCGGCCGGCCGTCGTCGAGCGATTGAAGCGAGTTACGGACCCGGAGCTCGACCGCTCCATCGTCGACCTGGAGTACGTCGAGCGAATCGAGGTCGACCTCCCCCGGGTGTTCGTCCGGTTCGCCCTCCCGACGGCGTGGTGTTCGCCCGCCTTCGCGTGGATGATGGCGAGCGACGTCCGTGAGGAGGTCGAGGAACTCCCCGGCGTCGGACGCGTCGAGGTCGAACTCGTCGACCACATGCACGGGGAGGAGATAACCGAGGGCGTCAACGCCGGCGACCCCTTCGAGTCGGTGTTCGAGGACGCCACCGAGGGTGTCGCGGCCGTGCGGGCGACGCTCGACGCCAAGGCCCGCCTGGCGCGCCAGTACGACGCGGTCGAGGCACTCTCGGAGGCGGGCCTCGCCCCCGAGCAGATAGCCGACCTGCGACGCGAGGACGTGACGCTCGACGCGGACGCCGACCGGGCCGCGGTAGCGGTTCGTGACGGCGCGCTGACCGTCTTCGCGCCGCGCGAACCGCTCGCCCGCGTCGTCGAGAAGGCGACGGAGACCGGTCTCGTCACCTCGGGTGAGGACCGTCTGTTCGCCTCGCCGGAGGGCGAGCCCCTCACGCCGTCGTCGTTCGACCTCGTCCAGCGTCGGGCGCGGCTGGCGAAGACGAACATGGGCGGGCAGGGAACCGTCTGTGACGGGTTGCGGCGCGCGCGCTACGGCGCGGACGACTGAGCGGCGGCAGGCGACACTGGCACCGATGCCAAACGATTAGCTTTTCTAGAGAGTACGGGGGGCAATGGCCGACAGAGAGCGTCCCGGACGGGGCGCGGACCCTCCGGACCCGCAGGAATCAGTCAGAGAAGCAGTCGAACAGTCGAGGAGCGGGGCGCCCGCCGCCGGGAAGGTCGTCCGCGACCGGTTCTCCTCCGACGAGGTCTTCCAGCGCATCGTCGCCGCCGCCGACGAGGAGATAACGTCCGGCAGCCGCGAACTGTTCTTCAGCGCGCTGGCCGGCGGCTTCGCCATCACCATCACGTTCCTGCTCTACGTCTCGGTGTCGGCGGAGACCGGCGAGGACCCCATCCTGAGCGCCCTGCTCTACCCGCTCGGGTTCATCTACATCATCATCGGCGGCTACCAGCTGTACACCGAGAACACGCTCCCGCCGGTGGCACTGACACTCGAACGGTTGGCGAGCGTCCCGGCGCTGCTGCGCAACTGGACGGTCGTGCTCCTCGGGAACGCCGCCGGCGGGGCGGCCGGAGCGACCGCCCTCGCCTACGGGGACGTGTTCTCGTCGGAAGCGGCGACGATAGCCGTCGAGGTGAGTCGGAAGGGACTGGAGACGGGGTGGTGGTCGCTGTTCGCGAAGGCCGCCTTCGCGGGCCTCATCGTCGCCGGCGTCGTCTGGGTCGAGTACGCCGCCCGCGACACCATCTCGCGGCTCGTCGTCGTCTACCTCGCGTTCCTCGCCATTCCGCTCGGTGGCCTCTTTCACTCGGTCGTCTCCATCACGGAGACGGTGTACCTGGTCCACCTCGGCGAGACCAGCGTCTTCGTCGGGATGACCCAGTTCGTCCTCCCGGTCCTGCTCGGCAACACCGTCGGCGGCGTGCTGCTGGTGACCGTCGTCAACTACTTCCAGACGACCGAGGAGCGCCTCGAGGACGCCCGGTTCGAGGGGGCACGCCGACAGCTCACGATGCGCGAGTGGCTGTTCGGCGGCTTCGTCGGCCGGTCCTACGTCCCGCTCATCGACACCACCGAACACCGGGGCAGCAGCACCAGCGAGGCGACGCGCCTCCTGGTCCCGATATCGAACCCCCGGACGGAGTCGCACCTCGTCGACCTCGCCTGCACGCTCGCCAGTCAGCGCGAGGACGCTATCGTCGAGGCGGTCCACATCGTCCAGGTGCCGGACCGCCTCGCCCGTCGGGGCTACGGCGGCACCCGGAGCAACCGCATCGTCAACGAGTCCGACCGGCTCATGGAACGGGTCCGCGAGCAGGCCGAGGGGTACGGCGTCGAGTGCGAGACGTCGACGGTCGTCTCCCACCGGTCGTT
This genomic window contains:
- a CDS encoding O-methyltransferase, with the protein product MDDVVPERIERFARLVGPESDAVVEEMDAYAEATGFPTVGPAVGGWLRLLARLVDAERVFEFGSGFGYSAYWVAGALPESGEVVLTDRDADNLTRAREYLDRGGYLDRAVFEEGDAVEVVERYDGPFDLVLVDHEKHRYAEAFAAAREKVAPGGVVVADNAMTADPIDFEALSALLAGESVETNEATRGVHEYLRTVRSDPAFETALVPVGEGIAVSRRSGTDGP
- a CDS encoding formate/nitrite transporter family protein, with protein sequence MADRERPGRGADPPDPQESVREAVEQSRSGAPAAGKVVRDRFSSDEVFQRIVAAADEEITSGSRELFFSALAGGFAITITFLLYVSVSAETGEDPILSALLYPLGFIYIIIGGYQLYTENTLPPVALTLERLASVPALLRNWTVVLLGNAAGGAAGATALAYGDVFSSEAATIAVEVSRKGLETGWWSLFAKAAFAGLIVAGVVWVEYAARDTISRLVVVYLAFLAIPLGGLFHSVVSITETVYLVHLGETSVFVGMTQFVLPVLLGNTVGGVLLVTVVNYFQTTEERLEDARFEGARRQLTMREWLFGGFVGRSYVPLIDTTEHRGSSTSEATRLLVPISNPRTESHLVDLACTLASQREDAIVEAVHIVQVPDRLARRGYGGTRSNRIVNESDRLMERVREQAEGYGVECETSTVVSHRSFEEIFTLARHKRADLVVMGWADDRLWAAGRAERSLSELTNSLPCDFLVLRDRGQDASRVLLPTDGGPNSDLSAEVARALRATFGSDVTLLYVVDGPDEREEGEQFILDWAGENDLGDADIVVDTSGDVEAAIAREAADHTLLLIGATDRGLLSRLMTDSLHYDIVNRVEQSILLTERATDRSLRERIFGD
- a CDS encoding uracil-xanthine permease family protein, with the protein product MAEPEEESSLVEYGIEDRPPRSTSVVLGVQHYLTMVGANIAVPLILASLMGMPADVTAKFVGTFFVVSGVATLAQTTFGNRYPIVQGAPFSMLAPGIAIVTAAPVLSGFPDWQSKLLFLQGAIIVAALAEVAVGYLGIVGRLRSYISPVVVAPVVTLIGLSLFSAPQIVDVNAEAAGAQQNWWLLLLTLGLIVLFSQYLRDRSRAFSLFPVILGIAGAWLVATVLSVTGVYAPGSIGYVDLNAVASADPVYAIYPFMWGMPQFQTSFIVGMFAGVVASMVESFADYHAVARLSGVGAPSAKRINHGIGMEGLMNVFAGVMGTGGSTSYSENIGAIGLTGVASRYVVQIGAAVMLVVGFVGYFGQLIATIPDPIVGGLYIAMFGQIVAVGLSNLKYVDLDSSRNLFVIGLAIFAGMAVPAYMGAVGDATTFQQGLATVPVVGDVLATNAVGGTFYIIGTTNMAVGGVVALFLDNTIPGTPEERGLADWERIAEGNDDFQSAYDRFVRKDGGAAESAD
- a CDS encoding amidohydrolase family protein, producing MYQHEGEDVFVVDAHIHNWDASEENIIHEGGEQFIQCFYDYHTGFTPEEHQWDLAEYRKYGSDRLVKDLFRDGSVDMAIFQPTHLEEFYEEGFNTVDKNAELVEEHPERFIVNGRFDPRDGEEGLEELERQKEEYDITGVKVYTAEWKGDSKGWRLDSEEAFEYLEKCAELGIENVHPHKGPTIRPLNRDAFDVADVDDAATSFPELNFVVEHVGLPRLDDFCWIAAQEPNVYGGLAVAAPLAHARPRKFGEIIGELLFWLGEDRVLFGSDYAIWEPDWLVEAVMEAELTPEQREEFGVEFDLDVKKKVMGENAATLYDIDIPQKESDLRTDDISEEFGLADQYDRGPAPADD
- a CDS encoding NAD(P)-dependent alcohol dehydrogenase codes for the protein MQAARLHEYTEDMSEALSIDEVDAPQPTRSDHVVVDVQGAGWCQTDNHIIEGMWTDYVEQDLPMTLGHENAGTVVGVGEEVTTVSEGDRVICHPVLPCGKCRPCRLGEDMHCENLSFPGLTTDGGFAERLLTSERSVIPLPDGVDPVDIAPHADAGITAYHAVKKAVSQLVPGDYAVVVGVGGLGHIGLQCLDAMSAAQLIALDVKEEARELATELGADYTLDPENDDVPAEIDAITDGALATQVVDFVGRDPTLALAPDIVRGTGEHHVVGYGGHVHEPAQTLVNGEFSYVGTLVGQYTELQELMALVAQGDVDLHTSRYGLDDVNEVAERLEHGEIEGRAVIMPQE
- a CDS encoding long-chain fatty acid--CoA ligase yields the protein MPGGTDMTLRPFLWRAERLYPDTEIVSRTAEGITRYDYREYGDRVRQLANALSALGVEEGDRVATFCWNHHRHFEVYFAAPSLGGQLHTINPLLPAEHIRYIVGNAEDKVLFVDPSLLQALEPAVQSPEFDGVEQYVVMAEEVPDTSLDPVVSYESFIEGHDTEYDWPDVSEDQRAGMCYTSGTTGNPKGVEYTQKMLWTHTMATQTPQGIPMADDDVVMPVVPMFHVNAWGMPFTATAGGAKHVYPGPSPDPSDLASLIEEEGVTITAGVPTVWLGLQEYCKENDVDLSSLDSVIVGGSAAPKSLIRWFDDRDVEVLHAWGMSEMSPIGSVSHLKGDLADADEETKVDKRAKQGLMAPGLEFRVIDDDGEEVPWNGEDFGELWVRGPWVTKEYFARPEANEEDFEDGWLKTGDVVTVDEDGYIKIVDRAKDVIKSGGEWISSVELENSIMAHDDVAEATVIGVPHEKWQERPIAFIVPTGDADEAAVEAEVMELLSEEYPKWWLPDDVVFIESVPKTATGKFSKKDLRDEYTDSSMFEGQAPDEAAPESE
- a CDS encoding metal-sulfur cluster assembly factor: MSVDTPTTGRPAVVERLKRVTDPELDRSIVDLEYVERIEVDLPRVFVRFALPTAWCSPAFAWMMASDVREEVEELPGVGRVEVELVDHMHGEEITEGVNAGDPFESVFEDATEGVAAVRATLDAKARLARQYDAVEALSEAGLAPEQIADLRREDVTLDADADRAAVAVRDGALTVFAPREPLARVVEKATETGLVTSGEDRLFASPEGEPLTPSSFDLVQRRARLAKTNMGGQGTVCDGLRRARYGADD